From one Coffea eugenioides isolate CCC68of chromosome 11, Ceug_1.0, whole genome shotgun sequence genomic stretch:
- the LOC113752503 gene encoding probable inactive receptor kinase At1g48480 — protein sequence MVHYHHLLPIFLAIFFPFVSTIFSDLAADRAALLRLRSSIRGRTLRWNATSPSPCRWEGVTCNTAINRVVSLRLPGGGLFGQIPENTIGSLTELRNLSLRRNSLSGAIPSDLGSCTELQYLYLQENRFSGDIPDGLFRLTNLLRINLARNNFSGDISANFDKLTNLRALNLENNRFSGSLPELNSLPNLRDVNVSFNNLSGPIPSRLKGFSSGSFSGTLLCDEPLPSCPNHGGSTNHGGSKLSGGAIAGIVVGSVFGLFLALLIIFILWRKCRNREVSQQNERSPIPPSPVKPPEYDFRSPRPYIPREDHGSSNGFSGPIVVNEIPGRATRNVENGDGGLVFVGDSAQMFSLDELLRASAEVLGKGIVGTTYKAYVETGDEVVVKRVKNVCISEEEYTDRIEVLGAMKHENLVPVRGYFYGKEEKLIIFESMPMGSLHSILHENRGSDRAALTWVIRCRIAYGTASGIEYLHSLRSSSSHGNIKSSNIFLKQYYDACVSEYCITRLVSPIPTSDLIGYKAPEVVDSRKVSQKADVYSFGVLLLELLTGKQPRNALQEEGIDLPRWVKSVVKERWSIEVFDPELLRHQNFEEQMVQLLNLAISCTSQHPDRRPSMHEITMQIKNISGVPVSD from the exons ATGGTGCATTACCATCATCTTCTTCCAATCTTTCTagcaattttctttccttttgtttcaaCTATTTTCTCCGACTTAGCCGCCGATAGAGCCGCCCTTCTCCGCCTTAGGTCCTCCATCCGTGGGCGGACACTAAGGTGGAACGCCACTAGTCCCAGTCCATGCAGATGGGAAGGTGTTACATGCAACACCGCTATCAACCGTGTAGTCTCCCTTCGCCTCCCCGGGGGTGGTCTTTTCGGTCAGATACCGGAGAATACTATTGGAAGCTTGACTGAGCTACGGAACCTCAGTCTCCGCCGTAACTCCCTATCAGGGGCAATCCCTTCTGACTTGGGTTCATGTACAGAGTTGCAGTATCTTTATTTGCAGGAAAACCGGTTTTCAGGTGATATTCCGGATGGCTTATTCAGATTGACCAATCTTTTACGTATAAATCTTGCTAGGAACAACTTTTCTGGGGATATTTCGGCGAATTTCGACAAATTGACCAATTTAAGGGCTTTGAACTTGGAAAATAACCGATTCAGTGGCTCACTTCCTGAGTTAAATAGCTTACCTAATCTAAGGGATGTTAATGTTTCATTCAATAATTTAAGTGGTCCAATTCCTTCTCGTTTAAAGGGATTTTCTTCCGGATCTTTTTCGGGGACTTTGCTGTGTGATGAACCTTTGCCTTCATGTCCTAATCATGGAGGAAGCACTAATCATGGAGGAAGCAAACTGTCTGGTGGTGCCATAGCTGGGATAGTTGTTGGATCAGTTTTCGGGTTGTTTTTGGCTCTGTTAATTATCTTTATTTTATGGAGAAAATGCAGAAACAGAGAAGTCTCCCAGCAGAATGAGCGGTCACCAATACCACCTTCACCAGTGAAGCCACCAGAATATGATTTTAGAAGTCCTAGGCCTTACATACCTAGAGAAGATCACGGGTCGAGTAACGGGTTCTCGGGTCCGATCGTGGTGAATGAGATTCCGGGAAGGGCAACTCGGAATGTTGAGAATGGTGATGGTGGATTGGTCTTTGTTGGGGATAGTGCTCAAATGTTCAGCTTGGATGAATTGTTGAGAGCATCAGCTGAGGTTTTGGGAAAGGGGATTGTTGGGACTACTTACAAGGCATATGTGGAGACGGGTGATGAAGTGGTTGTGAAAAGGGTGAAAAATGTTTGTATTTCAGAAGAGGAGTATACAGATAGAATTGAAGTATTAGGGGCTATGAAACATGAGAATTTGGTGCCTGTTAGAGGATACTTTTATGGCAAAGAGGAGAAGCTTATTATATTTGAGTCCATGCCAATGGGAAGCTTGCATTCTATTTTACATG AAAATAGAGGGTCAGACAGAGCAGCCTTGACTTGGGTGATTAGGTGTAGAATTGCGTATGGCACTGCCAGTGGTATAGAGTATCTTCATTCCCTCAGATCGAGCAGTAGCCATGGAAACATCAAGTCATCCAACATCTTCCTCAAGCAGTACTACGATGCCTGCGTTTCTGAGTATTGCATAACAAGATTGGTTTCCCCCATTCCTACTTCAGACCTGATTGGTTACAAAGCACCTGAGGTGGTTGATTCCCGCAAGGTCTCCCAGAAGGCTGATGTCTATAGTTTTGGTGTCTTACTTTTGGAATTATTAACTGGTAAACAACCTAGAAACGCCCTTCAGGAAGAAGGAATCGACCTCCCCAGATGGGTGAAATCAGTAGTTAAGGAAAGGTGGTCTATTGAAGTCTTTGATCCTGAGCTTCTCAGGCATCAGAACTTTGAAGAGCAAATGGTTCAGCTGTTAAATCTTGCGATTTCTTGCACTTCTCAGCACCCTGATAGGCGACCATCCATGCATGAAATTACTATGCAGATCAAAAATATTTCTGGAGTTCCAGTTTCAGACTGA
- the LOC113751670 gene encoding probable inactive receptor kinase At1g48480 has protein sequence MALSADISGVKLVFLGNVVGEYELEDLLHSDFSMLGKGTLGMSYKARLELEEEYTLAVKRVNVGRLSEMEFKEKIEELGKMDHENLLPIRAYCCIQEKRILVYDYIHMGSLAYLLHGNGDANKTPLNWDIRCRIAYGVARGIAYIHTQGSNICHGNLRSSNVFFNSSFDVRVSEFGLAQLVPVESKLILNEGYRAPEVTGNHEVSQKSDVYSFGVLLLELLTGKAPLRAVRELEGIDLVKWVRLMFQEKPILDVFDDDLVLNYESDEEQMVQLLQLAVCCTFQNPSKRPSMAAVANRIEEICRIK, from the exons ATGGCATTGAGTGCTGATATTTCTGGTGTCAAATTGGTGTTTTTGGGAAATGTTGTTGGAGAGTATGAACTTGAAGACTTGTTGCATTCTGATTTTAGTATGTTGGGCAAGGGAACTTTAGGGATGTCTTACAAAGCAAGATTGGAGTTGGAGGAAGAATATACTCTGGCTGTGAAGAGAGTGAACGTTGGTAGATTGTCTGAAATGGAATTTAAAGAGAAGATTGAAGAATTAGGCAAAATGGATCACGAAAATTTGCTACCTATCAGGGCATATTGTTGCATTCAAGAGAAAAGAATACTTGTCTATGATTATATTCATATGGGAAGCTTAGCTTATCTCTTGCATG GAAATGGAGACGCAAATAAGACTCCCCTGAATTGGGACATAAGGTGCAGGATTGCTTATGGAGTCGCTCGCGGTATTGCCTACATCCATACACAAGGATCTAACATTTGCCATGGAAACTTAAGGTCATCCAATGTGTTCTTTAACAGCTCTTTCGATGTCCGAGTTTCTGAGTTTGGCTTAGCTCAACTTGTTCCCGTAGAATCCAAACTGATCCTAAATGAAGGGTATAGAGCACCAGAGGTGACTGGCAACCATGAAGTTTCTCAGAAGTCTGATGTCTACAGCTTTGGAGTCCTGCTCCTGGAATTGCTCACTGGCAAGGCCCCCCTACGTGCTGTTCGCGAACTAGAAGGGATAGACCTAGTTAAGTGGGTAAGGCTGATGTTTCAGGAAAAACCCATTCTTGATGTTTTTGATGATGATCTGGTGCTAAACTATGAGAGCGATGAGGAACAAATGGTTCAGTTGTTACAACTTGCGGTTTGCTGTACTTTCCAGAATCCTAGTAAAAGGCCTTCAATGGCTGCCGTGGCTAATCGAATTGAAGAAATCTGCAGAATTAAGTAA
- the LOC113754321 gene encoding probable inactive receptor kinase At1g48480 yields the protein MLDASVSNHFLNLTAFCLFAYFLLCLIRYRYNESLKIRKRDFDKILQQPEMVYQNQTPSAGSKLVFFGNGDGGYSVKELMHSASKVLWKGTFGTSFKTELKGGNAVMVKRLKGSCSSETEFRERVLEIGILLHENLLPLRAYCCYQNENFLVYDCMRMGSLAKHLHGKTSPKDSPLTWQVRCKIAFGVARAIHYLHTTGSNICHGNIRSSNVLLTDTLDARLSEFGIVRLISPEHKPDLINGYRAPEVRNAHEVSQKSDVYSFGVLLLELLTGIKPVGTISPTTGVYLAEWVRTMIREKPILEVFDNELLLEYQADFEGQMVKLLELAICCTFEYPDRRPLMSAVLKRMRETCRLSSED from the exons ATGTTGGATGCATCAGTCTCTAACCATTTTCTGAACCTAACTGCCTTTTGTCTTTTTGCATATTTTTTACTATGTTTGATTAGATATCGATATAATGAGTCTCTGAAGATCAGGAAAAGAGATTTTGATAAAATATTGCAGCAGCCAGAAATGGTTTATCAGAATCAGACCCCAAGTGCTGGGAGTAAGCTGGTTTTCTTTGGAAATGGAGATGGTGGCTATTCAGTAAAAGAGCTGATGCATTCAGCGTCCAAGGTCTTATGGAAGGGAACTTTTGGAACCAGTTTCAAGACAGAATTGAAGGGTGGAAATGCTGTGATGGTCAAAAGGTTAAAGGGCAGTTGTTCTTCTGAGACAGAATTCAGGGAGAGAGTTCTAGAGATTGGAATTTTGCTTCATGAAAATCTGCTTCCACTCAGAGCATATTGCTGTTATcagaatgaaaattttcttgtgTATGATTGTATGCGTATGGGAAGCCTGGCAAAGCATTTGCACG GAAAAACATCTCCAAAGGACAGTCCACTTACCTGGCAAGTCAGATGTAAGATAGCTTTTGGAGTTGCCCGGGCTATTCATTATCTCCACACAACTGGTTCAAACATTTGTCATGGAAACATAAGATCATCAAATGTCCTCTTGACTGATACTCTTGATGCCCGCTTGTCAGAGTTTGGCATCGTTAGACTTATTTCACCAGAACATAAACCCGACCTCATTAATGGCTATCGTGCACCAGAAGTGAGAAATGCTCATGAAGTTTCTCAAAAATCTGATGTCTACAGCTTTGGAGTCCTGCTGTTGGAGCTACTAACTGGAATAAAGCCAGTCGGCACCATTTCTCCGACTACCGGTGTTTACCTGGCTGAATGGGTAAGAACAATGATCAGGGAGAAACCAATTCTTGAAGTTTTCGATAATGAACTATTACTCGAGTATCAGGCTGACTTTGAAGGGCAAATGGTTAAACTATTAGAACTTGCAATTTGTTGTACTTTTGAGTATCCAGACAGAAGACCTTTAATGAGCGCTGTATTAAAGCGGATGAGGGAGACTTGTAGGTTAAGCTCTGAAGATTAA
- the LOC113754147 gene encoding plant UBX domain-containing protein 2, with product MDDMKDKVKGFMKKVNNPFTSSSSGKFKGQGRTLGSSAPSSSAPTSSIPSRIIPPPVIDSTKSKISSSSSNSRPNVNGSSNLSDKKIENKKSEIKTHTNENGKVRNGFDPFDSLITSTKRNPNGYELNVVECPVCGKGYGSEEEVAGHIENCLKASEVKSECLGKEFDDGDGREEAKGELEVCVGAYVSGKPSEGSMDVVLKLLKNVVREPENGKFRKIRMGNPKIKEAIGDVVGAVELLECVGFKLNEDGEEMWAVMDVPSKEQLGLIQGAISLLEPQKVEESPSTAPAKVDEPDEPKEIDRQIRVFFSVPESTAAKIELPDSFYNLSREELKREADMRKKKIGESQLLIPRSYMEKQAKAARKRFTKTVIRVQFPDGVVLQGIFLPSEPTTALYEFVSSALKEQSLEFELLDPVLVKRRVIPRFPAAGQRAITLEVEELVPSALIKFRPIETDSVVFTGLRNELLEVSEPLVPGSAVAS from the exons ATGGATGATATGAAGGATAAAGTCAAGGGGTTCATGAAGAAAGTCAACAATCCATTTACTTCTTCCTCTTCAGGTAAGTTCAAGGGCCAGGGTAGAACCTTGGGCTCTTCTGCACCATCATCTTCCGCACCCACAAGTTCCATTCCTTCAAGAATTATTCCACCACCAGTTATTGATTCCACTAAAAGCAAGATTTCATCAAGTTCATCAAATTCTAGACCTAACGTGAATGGTAGTAGCAATCTCTCTGATAAGAAAATTGAGAACAAAAAGAGTGAAATAAAGACTCATACGAATGAGAATGGGAAGGTGAGAAATGGGTTTGATCCATTTGATTCATTGATTACGTCTAcgaagagaaatccaaatggtTATGAGTTAAATGTGGTTGAATGTCCTGTTTGTGGTAAAGGGTATGGTTCTGAAGAGGAGGTGGCTGGCCATATTGAAAATTGTTTGAAAGCTTCCGAGGTGAAAAGTGAATGTTTGGGGAAGGAATTTGATGATGGTGATGGCAGGGAGGAGGCAAAAGGTGAGTTGGAGGTTTGTGTTGGTGCATATGTTTCTGGGAAGCCGTCTGAGGGATCAATGGATGTGGTACTTAAGCTTTTGAAGAATGTAGTTAGGGAGCCAGAAAATGGAAAGTTTAGGAAGATTAGGATGGGGAATCCTAAGATAAAAGAGGCGATAGGTGATGTTGTGGGAGCTGTGGAATTGTTGGAATGTGTGGGGTTTAAGTTGAATGAAGATGGTGAGGAAATGTGGGCTGTGATGGATGTTCCATCTAAGGAGCAGCTTGGTTTAATCCAGGGTGCAATTTCTTTACTGGAGCCGCAAAAAGTTGAAGAATCACCGTCTACAGCTCCAGCTAAGGTGGATGAGCCAGACGAGCCAAAGGAGATTGACAGACAG ATTCGGGTTTTCTTTTCCGTTCCAGAAAGCACAGCAGCAAAAATTGAACTGCCTGATTCTTTCTATAACCTTTCTCGGGAAGAACTGAAGAGAGAGGCGGATATGAGAAAAAAGAAGATTGGAGAATCCCAGCTGTTAATTCCTAGATCATATATGGAAAAGCAGGCAAAAGCTGCCAGAAAGAGATTCACGAAAACTGTTATCAGAGTGCAGTTTCCTGATGGAGTGGTGCTTCAAGGCATCTTTTTACCTTCAGAGCCAACTACTGCTCTATATGAG TTTGTCAGCTCAGCGCTCAAGGAACAAAGCTTGGAGTTTGAACTATTAGATCCAGTGCTTGTAAAACGGCGGGTGATCCCACGTTTTCCTGCAGCAGGACAGAGAGCAATAACACTTGAAGTTGAGGAACTGGTTCCTTCAGCTCTAATCAAATTTAGACCTATTGAAACAGATTCAGTTGTTTTCACTGGTCTACGCAACGAACTCCTGGAGGTCAGTGAACCCCTTGTTCCTGGTTCAGCCGTTGCGTCATGA